In the genome of Dermacentor silvarum isolate Dsil-2018 chromosome 1, BIME_Dsil_1.4, whole genome shotgun sequence, one region contains:
- the LOC119453504 gene encoding uncharacterized protein LOC119453504 yields the protein MLFKYDFRIGDHLVKSSYIRQAYEKDRTHEIRSIPRLNDRHFNLTFASKMSVKLAAQVFSNHCAAAMYTLVTFQQLPAEAIHTARFVERIDRLFDCLNSSQRAAKTPYASAMCNGSVHREFLTECIAVFENMRVVGCPRQPPCIRGFCLTMRSLLMLYDHLTMNYGFSYVLARRLNQDALENSFSTIRSKSGANTNTTARQFQAAFRHLLINNLFKLSENSNCAEDMTTVLATLPVGISALFPALGIRSTVSLSMTDDSFSDELSDIQQNNLVYFAGWLAAKFLRSHSCVRTTQKCSLKVEYASFSEANQVLLYLSVKGTAESDFGSLSVPSPPFVSFVEGCENVFQEAIGSLFSMERVGHTLCTRLHEKVEKTLAVCEEDVYNALFCLFARIRLHWFARKRNVEFQCAQTKRQAKQQVQRLNS from the coding sequence ATGCTATTTAAGTATGATTTCAGAATAGGTGATCACCTTGTGAAGAGCAGTTACATTAGGCAGGCGTATGAAAAGGACCGCACGCATGAGATTCGTTCGATACCAAGGCTGAACGACAGACATTTTAACCTAACCTTTGCATCAAAGATGTCTGTAAAATTGGCTGCACAAGTTTTCAGCAACCACTGTGCTGCTGCAATGTACACCTTGGTCACTTTTCAGCAGCTGCCCGCTGAAGCAATTCATACTGCACGATTTGTAGAAAGGATAGATCGTTTGTTTGACTGCCTGAACAGTTCACAGAGAGCGGCAAAGACACCTTATGCATCTGCGATGTGCAATGGCTCTGTCCATAGAGAGTTTCTGACGGAATGCATTGCAGTATTTGAAAACATGCGAGTAGTGGGTTGTCCGAGGCAGCCGCCTTGTATACGCGGGTTTTGTTTAACCATGCGGTCTCTTTTGATGCTCTATGATCATCTCACAATGAATTATGGATTTTCTTATGTTCTCGCCAGGCGATTAAACCAGGACGCACTTGAAAACAGCTTTTCGACGATAAGGTCCAAATCAGGTGCGAACACCAACACTACAGCTCGTCAGTTTCAGGCCGCTTTCAGGCATCTTTTGATCAATAACCTGTTCAAGTTGTCTGAAAACTCTAACTGCGCCGAGGACATGACAACAGTCTTGGCAACTCTTCCTGTCGGCATTTCGGCACTGTTTCCGGCTCTTGGTATCAGAAGCACAGTCTCGCTTAGCATGACAGATGATTCTTTCTCGGACGAACTTTCGGACATACAGCAAAATAACCTAGTTTATTTTGCCGGCTGGTTAGCGGCGAAATTTTTGCGGTCCCATTCGTGCGTCAGAACAACCCAGAAATGTAGCCTGAAGGTAGAATATGCGTCATTTAGTGAGGCCAACCAAGTGCTACTATATTTGAGCGTAAAAGGTACTGCGGAATCTGACTTTGGAAGTCTCTCAGTTCCTTCCCCTCCATTCGTGTCTTTTGTTGAAGGCTGCGAAAATGTTTTTCAGGAAGCCATCGGTAGCCTTTTCTCCATGGAGAGAGTAGGACATACGTTGTGTACGCGTCTTCATGAGAAGGTTGAAAAGACACTCGCCGTTTGTGAAGAGGACGTTTATAATGCCTTATTTTGCCTCTTTGCCCGAATCAGGTTGCATTGGTTTGCACGAAAAAGAAATGTTGAATTTCAATGTGCACAAACGAAGCGTCAAGCTAAGCAACAAGTGCAAAGGCTGAACAGTTGA